The proteins below are encoded in one region of Brachionichthys hirsutus isolate HB-005 chromosome 12, CSIRO-AGI_Bhir_v1, whole genome shotgun sequence:
- the ssb gene encoding lupus La protein, with translation MAENPEEMSPLEVKVSRQIEYYFGNHNLPRDTFLKEQLQLDDGWVTLEVMLRFNRLKCLTTDSSVVVSSLRKSKTGLLEISEDETKVRRCPSKPLPEINDDYKDTLKHKSVYIKGFPLETTLDEIQEWLNGKGTIENIQLRRTLQRQFKGSVFLCFDTEAAAKQFLERSDIKSFNDNQMLVLSRDDYHAKKTEERKHFKAENKAKARQDKEQLQKHTEEKEMGLLLDEQTGCLLKFSGELQDVSREDFHELFSGRGKIKWVDFTRGAKEGTLLFDGKAKEAFDKAKEAEGGELKMKDSSVTWEVLEGEEEKETMKSIIEAQQESLSRSKGRGGRGRGGGRGRGGRRGRGGRDRGGIQFKGRRTKFESDEDEAPEARKRDREDADGPAAKVPKTENGS, from the exons ATGGCAGAAAATCCGGAAGAGATGTCTCCACTTGAAGTGAAAGTTTCACGCCAAATAGAG TACTACTTTGGGAATCACAATCTTCCACGAGACACATTTCTCAAAGAACAGCTCCAACTGGATGACGGCTGGGTGACCTTGGAGGTCATGCTTAGATTCAACAG GCTGAAGTGTTTGACTACAGACAGCAGCGTCGTCGTTTCATCCCTCCGGAAGTCAAAGACTGGCCTCTTGGAGATCAGCGAAGACGAGACTAAAGTCAGGAGGTGTCCGAGCAAACCCTTACCTGAAATAAATGATGACTACAAAGATACTCTGAAACACAAGTCTGTGTACATT AAAGGTTTTCCTCTGGAAACTACGCTGGATGAGATTCAGGAGTGGCTGAATGGGAAAGGCACCATAGAGAACATCCAGCTGAGGAGGACGCTGCAAAGGCAGTTCAAG GGATCCGTGTTCCTCTGCTTTGACACCGAGGCGGCAGCGAAGCAGTTCCTAGAACGTTCAGACATCAAGTCATTCAACGACAACCAGATGCTCGTGCTATCAAG AGACGATTATCATGCAAAGAAGACCgaagagagaaaacatttcaaagcagAGAACAAGGCAAAGGCTAGACA AGACAAGGaacagctgcagaaacacacagaagagaaagaaatg GGCTTGCTTTTGGATGAACAGACCGGTTGCTTGTTGAAGTTTTCTGGGGAACTTCAGGATGTTTCAAGAGAGGACTTCCATGAGTTGTTCTCTGGGCGCGGGAAGATCAAGTGGGTGGATTTTACACGGGGGGCCAAAGAG GGTACCCTCCTCTTCGATGGGAAAGCAAAGGAAGCGTTTGATAAGGCCAAAGAGGCAGAAGGAGGGGAGTTGAAAATGAAGGACAGCAGCGTGACGTGGGAGGTGCttgagggagaagaggagaaggaaaccATGAAGAGCATCATTGAGGCGCAGCAAGAATCACTCAGCAGGTCCAAAGGCAGAG gtggcagaggaagaggaggtggcagaggaagaggaggccggcGGGGAAGAGGCGGAAGAGACCGAGGTGGGATTCAGTTTAAGGGCAGAAGGACAAAATTTGAGAGTGATGAGGATGAAG CACCCGAAGCCCGAAAGAGGGACCGAGAAGATGCTGACGGTCCTGCAGCGAAGGTCCCCAAAACGGAAAATGGATCTTAA
- the mettl5 gene encoding rRNA N6-adenosine-methyltransferase METTL5, with product MKLKELESRLQQVDVFEKPKVRLEQYPTSPHLAACMLHTIQSTFGDIQSKLVADLGCGCGVLSVGAALLGAGLCVGFDIDNDALEIFRRNAEEFELPNVDLVQCDLCSPDSGACTKRFDTVITNPPFGTKHNQGTDMAFLWTALTMAKTAVYSLHKTSTRAHIQKKAKGWGVKMEVMAELRYDLPASYKFHKKESVDIQVDFLRFSRA from the exons ATGAAGCTGAAAGAGCTGGAGAGTCGCCTCCAGCAGGTGGACGTGTTCGAGAAGCCCAAAGTCCGGCTCGAGCAGTACCCAACGAGCCCCCACCTCGCCG CCTGCATGCTGCACACGATCCAGAGCACGTTCGGGGACATCCAGAGTAAACTCGTGGCCGACCTGGGATGCGGCTGCGGAGTCCTGAGCGTCGGCGCGGCGCTGCTGGGCGCGGG TTTGTGCGTTGGTTTCGACATCGACAACGACGCCCTCGAGATATTCCGAAGGAACGCGGAAGAATTCGAGCTTCCCAACGTGGACCTCGTGCAGTGTGACCTGTGCTCGCCGGACTCGGGGGCGTGCACGAAAAGATTCGACACGGTGATAACGAACCCACCATTTGGAACAAAACACAATCAAG GTACGGACATGGCGTTCCTCTGGACCGCGTTAACGATGGCGAAGACGGCAGTGTACTCACTCCATAAGACGTCAACACGAGCC CACATCCAGAAGAAGGCCAAAGGCTGGGGGGTGAAGATGGAGGTGATGGCGG AGCTCAGATACGACCTGCCAGCGTCTTACAAGTTCCACAAAAAGGAGTCG GTTGATATCCAAGTGGACTTCCTGCGGTTCTCCCGAGCCTGA